The sequence CCACCTCGATTAAAAGGGTGACATCTCAATATTCTTTTCATTGCTAAAAAACTACCCTTTAAGGGTCCGAATCTTGAAATAGCTATAATTGCATATTCGGAACAGGTAGGATAAAATATACAACTACTTCCCTTTATAGGAGAAAGAAATCTCTGATAAAATTTTATCAAAAAGATTAAGAAGTAACATATATACTTTTGCATAATTCTTCTAACTCTTTTAAAACCTCACTTTTATTTTTTCTAGAAAAAGGCTTTTTCACTAAGAATATCATATCAAAAAAGTCCTTCTTTTCATTCTTATATAAAAATTCTTTCACAAAAAAACCTTTAATAAATCTCTTCATATAATTTCTCTTTACAGAACTTTTTGCAACCTTTTTAGACACAATAACACAAATCCTAAAATATTCAGAAGGACTGTAAAAAAGGGTGAAAAAAAAGCCTTCTATTCTCTTAGAAT comes from Thermodesulfobium acidiphilum and encodes:
- the rnpA gene encoding ribonuclease P protein component encodes the protein MLSKGALLNNPQGIAKTFNSKRIEGFFFTLFYSPSEYFRICVIVSKKVAKSSVKRNYMKRFIKGFFVKEFLYKNEKKDFFDMIFLVKKPFSRKNKSEVLKELEELCKSIYVTS
- the yidD gene encoding membrane protein insertion efficiency factor YidD, with protein sequence MQKYICYFLIFLIKFYQRFLSPIKGSSCIFYPTCSEYAIIAISRFGPLKGSFLAMKRILRCHPFNRGGYDPVPEKIISSRGEIK